From the genome of Aquila chrysaetos chrysaetos chromosome 8, bAquChr1.4, whole genome shotgun sequence:
CTGAGCAGAACTGCTATTTCTGTCCCTGGTGCGCAGATGCTAGCCACAAAGTAAAACATGCAGGACGGGCTTCGGAGTGGGGTCGCATCTGCCTCCTCGCCTTCttcccctggggctgggcttgTGCTCTGCACCGCTCTCAGTATCAGGAGAGGCACGTGGTCAAACCACAGGTTGCAAAGTGCTGAGACACCGGCAGCTCCAGACCCACTGGCCGGGGGGAAAGGTCCCACCACGCAATGCAGGAGCAGGTGAGGGGCCGCTGGGTGAGGGGTTCGCTGGGGGTCAGGCAGGGACCCCCCCTCGCTGgattttcttgttgcttttaaatGGTTCTCTTGTGAGTTGTGTGGGTTTGGGCTGAAAGACAAAGCCCCAGGGAATGCAGGGCAGCACCTGGTGCTCCAGGTCCCTGGGGCCCggagcagggaaggggctgggggagctgaTGGGAAGTCAGCTTGCTCTGGCACTGGGTTCAGATCCCACCTGCAGCGCCGAAGTGGGTGGGGGGATTGGACCCAGCCGCCTGGGCTCGCTGACGGGAGCCAGAGGGGAACTGCTGTCGTGAGGCTGCTCTGAGTGAGAGCCATGCTGGATCCTGACCTCCGTGGCAATGGGGTCCTGGCTGTTCactgccaggctgcagagctgtccCTCCGCTCCAGAACAGGGCTGAGAGACCGGGAGCTGGGAGCACTGTGCACAGCTGCCTGCGACCTGTGCAAGGCAATGGGATGCCCTGGGACCTCCCTGAATGGGAACAGGACCATGCAGTGTGGGGCTGTGCCGGCACTGGGTCCCCCAGGGTGGtgcatggtggggggggggggtgctttGGACACGTCCCCAAGGGTGTGTGTGGGGACCTGCCCAAAGCAGCCACCTGGGGATGCCGGCATTGAGCCCTGAGGCCTGGCTGCACAGGGCGACCGGGGCCATGGGCTGGGCGCTGAGCCCCAGGGGACGTCAGGAGCAGGTCCCCCACAGTGGGTGCACAGTTAGTTTGTGGGACGTGGTGCTGTGCTGGGGCCGCAATGGCTGGGGTCACGTCTCCCCACCAGTTCTATGTTGCAGGCGGCTGCTCGGGAAGTGTGTGGTCGCTCTCACAATGACTGAGCACGGCAAACCTCCCACTGCCTCGGAGTGGGTGTGAGACAGAAACCACCCCGAGTGTGGGGTCCGGGGCCGTGGCACGCCCGGGGCTCCccgcagcagggctgggtggaGGATGGCTGCCCTGGGTGCGGTGCACTGTATGCTGCGGCCAGGCCGATGCCTCCCTCACTCAGCCTCCCTCTGTGCAGGTGACCCCCAGCCCCATCTCAATGGAGCTGACCGCCACCACTGACTTCTACCCCTGGGAGGATGGGTACTCATGGGAGGACGGCATGCTGCCCGAGCTCTGTGAGAAGCAGGCAGTGCAGGGCTTCGCCCGCACCTACCAGCCTGCCGTCTACCTGCTGCTCTCGCTGCTGGGCACGGTGGGGAATGGGCTGGTGCTGCTCACGCACACCCGCTACCGCCAGGCACACAGCATCACCGACGTCTGCCTCCTGCACCTTGCCCTGTCTgacctcctgctgctcctgacGCTGCCCTTTGCCGTCACCGACACGCTGCAGGGCTGGTCCACGGGCACGGCCACCTGCAAGGCGCTGCAGGGCCTCTACGCCCTCAACTTCTACAGTggcttcctcttcctcacctgCATCAGCGTGGACCGCTACGTGGCCATCGTGCGGGTGCCGGCCGCCTGCCGCCTGCGCCCACGGGCTCGCCGCCACGGTTGGCTGACGGTGGGGCTGGCCTggctgctggccatgctgctggCGCTGCCCCAGTTCATCTACAGCCAAGCGGAGCAGCACCAGGACCTCCGGATCTGTCACGTCGTCTTCCCCCGCGCGGTCTCGCGGGCGGCCCGGGGGGCCACCAACCTGGTGCAGGTCGTGCTGGGCTTCGTGGTGCCCTTCCTGGTGATGGCGAGCTGCTATGCGGCCGTAGCCCGAACGCTTCTGGCGGCCCGCGGTGCCCAGCCCCACCGGGCGCTGCGGGTGCTGCTGGCCCTCGTGCTGGTGTTCGTGGCGCTGCAGCTGCCCCACAGCCTGATGGTGCTGCTGGACGCGGCCGAGCTGCTGGCCAGCTGGGAGGTGAGCTGTGCCCAGAGCCGCCGCAAGGACCTGGCACTGCTGGTCACCGGCGGGCTGGCGTACCTGCGCTGCTGCCTCAACCCCCTGCTCTACGCCTTCCTGGGCCAGCGCTTCCGCCGGGAGCTGTGGCTCCTGGCCAGTGATGCCGGGTGCGTGGGGCCCCTCGAGCCACgctgccccagctgccccagTCCCCGCCAGCGGACATCGCTCTCCACCTGCCAGGACGTGGTGTAGGGACACAGCGCCCGCGGCCGGGGCAGGGACCGGTCCCCCGGGCTCGGCCCCCCGGGGAGAGCCTGCTCCGTGCACGGACCGGACCCGGGCCCCGGCAGAGCGGCCTGGCAGGGGCAGCACCGGACAACCCGCACGGTGCCTGCACACGCGTGGGCAGAGTGAGCCCCGCAGCACCCGCACGCCCTGCGAGCACCTCTGCTGCCCCGCGAACGGCCGGGCCGGCGGGACCGTGCAATGTCACGCGTGATCTAGGGGGGGCGTGCAATGTCACGCGTGCTGCGGGGGGCCATGCAATGTCACCCGTGAtctggggggggcggggcggtgCCGGTGAGCTCGGCACGGTGGGTGCACGCAGCAGGGCCCGGGGAGCTGGTTCCCACCCTCACAATAAACCGCAGTTGAGCCCCGCTGGGCGAGCGCCGTCTCCGTgagggccggggctgccggggggggggtttgctgggccggggccggggagcagggagcaggggggcGGCTCCGCGACTGCCCCTGCCCACCGGCGCTGGCCGGGGGATGCCTGCAGGCGGCAGCAGAACCCCGCGCGTCCTGCCGTCCGCTGCCCGtcccctgcctgtgccctgcctgtccctgccgTCCCCTGCCTGGGCTCCCCCGGACACGGGGCGGGCGCCCAGCCGGGGCTCCGGCAgccggggagcgggcgggggacaggctggggacGGAGGGACCGGGCCGAG
Proteins encoded in this window:
- the CCR10 gene encoding C-C chemokine receptor type 10, whose protein sequence is MQEQVTPSPISMELTATTDFYPWEDGYSWEDGMLPELCEKQAVQGFARTYQPAVYLLLSLLGTVGNGLVLLTHTRYRQAHSITDVCLLHLALSDLLLLLTLPFAVTDTLQGWSTGTATCKALQGLYALNFYSGFLFLTCISVDRYVAIVRVPAACRLRPRARRHGWLTVGLAWLLAMLLALPQFIYSQAEQHQDLRICHVVFPRAVSRAARGATNLVQVVLGFVVPFLVMASCYAAVARTLLAARGAQPHRALRVLLALVLVFVALQLPHSLMVLLDAAELLASWEVSCAQSRRKDLALLVTGGLAYLRCCLNPLLYAFLGQRFRRELWLLASDAGCVGPLEPRCPSCPSPRQRTSLSTCQDVV